Proteins co-encoded in one Arthrobacter alpinus genomic window:
- the dacB gene encoding D-alanyl-D-alanine carboxypeptidase/D-alanyl-D-alanine endopeptidase, with translation MGRTSKAVTSGLLICALAAVSVPAGLYLAPAFLPQDPAAVAVVPAAQLAPATISTLTGVNPLSKEAPLPDADQLSEELKKALMYDGEGTFSMYVTDVSSGTELFSQDGKMARIPASNLKLLTAAAALKTLGPDTRLRTEVRTGDSPQEIVLRGGGDAMLAAGESDPESVMGYAGLATLAKETAAALTKAKVKEPITLSVDDTLFTGPALNPKWAKGDVDAGEIAPIFPLALNAGRVEPGVLSGPRPQDSAMVAAQAFAEALADAGVTTTETISRASGTGATLAAVDSATVAQQTQYMLDESDNYVAEVMGRMVAVTLDREASNTSAVAAVRQVVEELGLPLDGVVTTDNSGLAEGNLISAERLAKMVTLLLADPTSNIGAALPGLPIAGLSGSLAQRFTAEPQLSGAGVVRAKTGSLNEVSALSGYVINSHGRLLAFSILGNGLTGGAAAARPVLDGAAAVLAES, from the coding sequence ATGGGACGCACGTCAAAAGCTGTGACGAGCGGCTTGCTCATCTGCGCGCTGGCCGCCGTATCCGTTCCGGCCGGGCTGTACCTGGCCCCCGCGTTCCTTCCGCAGGACCCTGCCGCCGTGGCTGTCGTGCCGGCGGCCCAGCTGGCACCTGCCACCATCAGCACCCTGACCGGCGTTAACCCGCTGTCCAAGGAAGCGCCCCTTCCGGACGCGGACCAGCTCTCGGAGGAGCTGAAAAAGGCCCTGATGTACGACGGCGAGGGCACCTTCAGCATGTACGTCACCGATGTGTCTTCCGGCACCGAGCTGTTTTCCCAGGACGGGAAGATGGCGCGAATTCCGGCGTCGAACTTGAAGTTGCTGACAGCGGCGGCAGCGCTGAAAACGCTGGGCCCGGACACGCGTTTGCGCACAGAAGTCCGCACCGGGGATAGTCCCCAAGAAATTGTCCTGCGGGGTGGCGGTGACGCCATGCTTGCAGCAGGGGAAAGCGATCCCGAATCCGTCATGGGGTACGCGGGTCTGGCCACCTTGGCGAAAGAAACGGCTGCTGCATTAACCAAGGCCAAGGTAAAAGAGCCCATCACACTCAGTGTTGATGACACCTTGTTCACAGGGCCTGCCCTGAACCCCAAATGGGCCAAGGGCGATGTGGACGCCGGTGAGATTGCGCCCATTTTCCCGCTCGCCCTCAATGCCGGCCGGGTTGAACCGGGGGTGCTAAGCGGCCCCCGCCCACAGGATTCGGCAATGGTGGCGGCGCAAGCGTTTGCCGAGGCACTCGCAGACGCCGGGGTAACCACCACAGAAACCATTTCTCGTGCCAGCGGGACCGGCGCAACCCTGGCTGCGGTGGATTCGGCCACGGTCGCCCAGCAGACCCAGTACATGCTGGATGAATCGGATAACTATGTGGCAGAAGTCATGGGCCGGATGGTGGCGGTGACGTTGGATCGCGAGGCCAGCAACACCTCAGCCGTGGCCGCCGTCCGCCAAGTGGTAGAGGAACTGGGCCTGCCTTTAGACGGCGTTGTCACCACCGATAACAGCGGCCTGGCCGAAGGTAACTTGATCAGCGCCGAACGCTTGGCAAAGATGGTGACCTTGCTGCTGGCCGACCCCACATCCAACATTGGAGCGGCCTTGCCCGGACTGCCGATTGCTGGCCTCAGCGGCTCCCTGGCCCAACGTTTTACAGCGGAACCCCAGCTGAGCGGGGCAGGTGTGGTGCGCGCCAAAACCGGCTCGCTCAATGAGGTCAGCGCACTATCCGGTTACGTCATCAACTCCCACGGCCGGCTGTTGGCCTTCTCAATCCTCGGCAATGGCCTCACCGGTGGGGCCGCTGCGGCACGCCCCGTGCTGGACGGAGCCGCAGCGGTCTTAGCGGAAAGCTAG
- a CDS encoding CotH kinase family protein → MAKKPLLKTFRKKAQFFCATAAVLALSLAGCSDSGTTSVTGKGGTSITGSVGLFDATAAHTVSLAWDDDDYDAMIAAYKTGSDKAWISADITIDGTLIENVGVRLKGNSTLRGLGGTQGGQNGGAPGAGGMGPGGDGTMPTDMPTDMPTDMAGMGPGGNGTMPTDMPTDMAGMPGGGMGASSDISADDPASLPLLIRFDKYVDGTEYDGLTELALRPGTPVINEALALSVTAATGQPTQRYSYTTYSVNGSATQTRLLLENPDEQYGESIDDGESVIFKADAESSFTYQGDDLATYKDQFKQLNKEDSQDATPIVSFLKWLDEADEATFDSELANWVDVASFAKYAATQNLLANSDDMAGPGQNYYLSYNLTTKKISVISWDLNLALSGNATASPDDSISMGGGMGRAGGGMGGNALKTRFLASTKFQTLYKSAYQELYQQVFNDGTAQSLLTTITAAIPASDGLSQEDITDKSATIATFLKQRGDALEKALAG, encoded by the coding sequence ATGGCCAAAAAGCCACTTCTGAAAACGTTCCGTAAGAAAGCACAATTCTTTTGCGCCACGGCAGCCGTGCTGGCACTGTCACTGGCTGGCTGCTCCGACTCTGGCACAACGTCAGTCACGGGCAAAGGCGGCACCTCCATCACCGGGTCCGTAGGGCTTTTCGATGCCACGGCGGCTCACACCGTCAGCCTCGCCTGGGACGATGACGACTACGACGCCATGATCGCAGCATACAAAACGGGATCCGATAAAGCCTGGATCAGTGCCGACATCACGATCGACGGCACCCTCATTGAAAATGTTGGCGTGAGACTCAAGGGCAACTCGACCCTGCGTGGTCTGGGCGGCACACAAGGCGGTCAGAATGGTGGCGCTCCCGGCGCTGGCGGCATGGGCCCCGGTGGCGATGGCACCATGCCAACGGACATGCCAACCGATATGCCCACCGACATGGCTGGCATGGGTCCCGGTGGCAATGGCACAATGCCAACCGATATGCCAACGGACATGGCCGGCATGCCCGGCGGCGGCATGGGTGCTTCCTCAGACATTTCGGCAGATGATCCGGCGTCGTTACCGTTGCTGATCCGGTTCGATAAGTACGTTGACGGCACCGAATATGACGGTCTGACCGAACTGGCATTGCGCCCCGGCACCCCTGTCATCAATGAAGCGCTGGCCTTGTCCGTCACAGCGGCAACGGGGCAGCCCACCCAGCGCTATTCCTACACCACTTATTCGGTCAACGGCTCCGCAACGCAGACTCGCCTCTTGCTGGAGAACCCAGATGAGCAATACGGGGAAAGCATTGACGACGGCGAAAGCGTGATCTTCAAGGCAGACGCCGAATCCAGCTTCACCTACCAAGGTGATGATCTGGCAACGTACAAGGACCAGTTCAAGCAGTTGAACAAGGAAGATTCTCAGGATGCAACGCCCATTGTCAGCTTCTTGAAGTGGCTGGATGAAGCCGATGAGGCAACGTTTGACTCCGAACTAGCCAACTGGGTTGATGTAGCTTCCTTTGCCAAGTACGCGGCAACCCAGAATCTGCTGGCCAACTCCGATGACATGGCAGGACCTGGCCAAAACTACTACCTCAGCTACAACCTGACCACCAAGAAAATCTCCGTCATCTCCTGGGACCTGAATCTGGCTCTGAGCGGCAATGCCACGGCCAGCCCTGATGATTCCATATCTATGGGCGGCGGTATGGGCCGTGCCGGTGGCGGGATGGGCGGCAACGCACTCAAAACCCGCTTCCTGGCCTCCACCAAATTTCAGACGCTCTACAAGTCCGCATACCAGGAGCTCTATCAGCAAGTATTCAACGACGGAACTGCACAATCGCTGCTGACCACCATCACAGCTGCCATCCCTGCCAGCGATGGCCTGAGCCAGGAGGACATCACTGACAAGTCCGCCACCATCGCCACCTTCCTGAAACAGCGTGGCGACGCTCTGGAGAAAGCCCTCGCAGGCTAG
- a CDS encoding carbohydrate-binding domain-containing protein — protein sequence MNFFSRAHRATSVVALALAVALAGCSTQSTSSTADASSSSAASAPSVATSGTAAELASSIAESTHFDADDLTWDAAKETTISVANGASTAGGNDAAAVAVDGDKITISAGGTYRVSGNLSDGELVVAAGDEVVRIVLDNATVTSSTGSVVDIQSANEVLLFLEDGTTNTLSDAATYTDTGTDAANAAVYSLADLTIAGKGKLSVNGNYNDGIVTKDGLVLAAGNVTVKAVDDGITGKDYTVLLDGIYDVTAGGDGFKASNDSDANRGWLLVAGGKLTVASGDDGVKAATSLTISDGTVTVSKSEEGLEAAHIAISGGTVNVTSTDDGLNAAGGSSTITDTTAGDTETGAQDAPQGAPAGGMGGGGGGMDTVGDFSLDISGGDVTVNAEGDGLDSNGTASISGGTVVINGPSNDGNGALDVNGDLSVTGGTIAAAGSSGMAVTPSATSTQSGVQITFDSAVSAGTVVHIADSTGAVVATFVPTKTVASIVFSSATVTAGETYTVLTGGTADVKAGLGTGSTTGATKAMTAVAGDYTSGGGPGRR from the coding sequence ATGAACTTCTTCTCCCGAGCACACCGCGCCACCTCTGTGGTAGCACTCGCCCTCGCCGTAGCCCTGGCCGGCTGTTCAACCCAATCAACAAGTTCGACGGCGGATGCTTCCTCCAGTTCTGCGGCGTCAGCTCCCAGCGTGGCCACCTCAGGGACCGCGGCAGAACTAGCTAGCAGCATCGCCGAAAGCACCCACTTCGACGCGGACGATCTGACGTGGGATGCGGCAAAGGAAACCACCATCAGCGTGGCTAATGGTGCCAGCACCGCCGGCGGAAATGACGCCGCCGCAGTGGCTGTTGACGGAGACAAGATCACCATCAGCGCAGGCGGCACCTACCGAGTTTCGGGAAATCTCAGCGATGGTGAACTGGTGGTTGCCGCAGGAGACGAGGTGGTTCGCATCGTTTTAGACAATGCCACGGTGACAAGTTCAACCGGATCTGTCGTTGACATTCAAAGCGCCAACGAGGTGCTCCTCTTCCTCGAAGACGGCACCACCAACACACTTAGCGATGCCGCTACCTATACCGATACCGGAACGGATGCCGCCAACGCGGCCGTGTACTCACTAGCTGACCTGACCATTGCCGGCAAAGGCAAACTAAGCGTCAATGGCAACTACAACGATGGCATTGTCACCAAAGACGGACTGGTGCTGGCCGCAGGCAATGTCACCGTCAAGGCTGTCGACGACGGCATCACAGGCAAGGACTACACCGTTCTGCTCGACGGCATCTATGACGTGACGGCTGGCGGGGATGGCTTCAAGGCCAGCAATGACAGCGATGCAAATCGTGGCTGGCTGCTCGTAGCTGGCGGAAAACTTACTGTGGCTTCTGGTGACGACGGCGTCAAGGCCGCCACCTCGCTGACCATAAGCGATGGCACCGTCACGGTTTCCAAATCCGAGGAGGGGCTGGAGGCAGCCCACATAGCTATCTCCGGCGGCACAGTCAACGTGACCTCCACCGACGACGGGCTCAATGCTGCTGGCGGCTCCAGCACCATCACCGATACCACCGCTGGCGACACGGAAACTGGAGCACAAGATGCTCCACAAGGCGCACCTGCGGGCGGCATGGGCGGCGGCGGGGGCGGCATGGACACGGTGGGTGATTTCTCCCTGGACATCTCCGGCGGTGACGTGACTGTCAACGCCGAAGGAGACGGCCTTGATTCCAATGGCACCGCCTCGATCAGCGGCGGCACTGTGGTTATTAACGGGCCGAGCAATGACGGTAACGGCGCCCTGGATGTGAACGGCGATCTGAGCGTGACCGGCGGCACCATTGCCGCGGCTGGTAGCTCTGGAATGGCTGTCACACCCAGCGCGACCTCAACCCAATCAGGGGTTCAGATCACCTTTGACTCTGCTGTAAGTGCTGGCACGGTTGTCCACATCGCCGATTCAACAGGGGCCGTGGTCGCAACGTTCGTACCAACCAAGACGGTGGCCTCGATCGTCTTCTCTAGCGCCACAGTCACAGCTGGCGAAACGTACACCGTCCTGACCGGCGGCACTGCCGATGTGAAAGCAGGCCTGGGTACCGGCTCCACCACAGGAGCCACAAAAGCAATGACAGCAGTTGCCGGCGACTACACCTCCGGCGGCGGCCCGGGCCGCCGCTAG
- a CDS encoding polyphosphate polymerase domain-containing protein, whose amino-acid sequence MIASYQTPLSNRLGELPTIDLEELNVKAALQQRIDRKYLVPTEAFSKIFEQFDAQMQVLDTNGRQIFPYDSVYFDTPDLASYHLAAYGRRRRYKIRTRSYLDSGVSFLEVKTEGSRNITVKERIPYSLENRSTITDEGAAYIAETLGGTGQPPPENLAPVLETVYGRITLYLPDSNSRATIDVNVAWSLPGAHPLVMTDKLVVETKSGSAPGQLDKYLWKNGIRPSRISKFATGLAILKPELPANRWHRTLRHTLPQPANT is encoded by the coding sequence ATGATTGCGAGCTACCAAACTCCCCTGAGTAACCGGCTCGGAGAGCTGCCCACCATTGATCTTGAAGAACTGAACGTCAAGGCTGCACTGCAACAACGCATCGATCGGAAATACCTGGTCCCGACTGAGGCTTTCTCTAAGATTTTCGAACAGTTCGATGCCCAGATGCAGGTCCTGGACACCAATGGCCGCCAGATTTTCCCCTACGATTCGGTGTACTTCGACACCCCTGATCTGGCGAGCTACCACTTGGCTGCCTATGGCCGGCGGCGGCGCTACAAGATCCGTACCCGCAGCTATCTGGACAGCGGCGTGAGCTTCTTGGAAGTCAAAACGGAGGGATCGAGGAATATCACCGTCAAGGAACGCATCCCCTATAGCCTCGAAAATCGCTCCACCATCACCGATGAGGGCGCCGCGTACATCGCCGAAACTCTGGGCGGCACCGGCCAGCCACCACCGGAAAACTTGGCCCCGGTCCTGGAAACCGTCTACGGGCGGATCACCTTGTACCTGCCGGATTCCAACAGCAGGGCCACGATCGATGTGAACGTCGCCTGGTCGCTGCCCGGAGCGCATCCGCTGGTCATGACGGACAAACTCGTGGTGGAAACCAAATCCGGATCCGCCCCTGGACAGCTCGACAAATACCTCTGGAAGAACGGCATCCGCCCCTCCCGAATCTCAAAATTCGCCACCGGCTTGGCGATCCTCAAGCCGGAACTGCCTGCCAACCGCTGGCACCGCACGCTGCGGCACACCTTGCCGCAGCCCGCGAACACCTAA
- a CDS encoding DUF4956 domain-containing protein produces MNAWIFIAADLVAITVMTFGMYLRRHRRRDLVVSYLAINVGVLAVATALSGSGAGVGLGLGLFGVLSIIRLRSTELSQHEVAYYFSALALGLIAGLGVEPVWISLSLMALILLVLFIGDSAMVLPTYRQQTVILDQAISDSEALKDRLEEVLGGTVHTVIVQCLDLVNDKTQVDVRFSVDPARKLHTLTTAPRGPLQEQLPRAEGRIFNQVGAS; encoded by the coding sequence ATGAACGCTTGGATTTTTATAGCAGCCGATCTTGTGGCTATTACGGTAATGACCTTTGGCATGTACCTGCGCCGCCACCGGCGCAGGGATCTGGTGGTCTCCTATCTCGCCATCAATGTTGGTGTGCTGGCAGTCGCTACCGCGCTCTCAGGTTCGGGAGCCGGCGTCGGCCTGGGCCTTGGCTTGTTCGGTGTTCTGTCCATCATCCGTCTGCGTTCCACGGAACTGTCTCAGCATGAGGTGGCCTACTACTTCTCCGCGTTGGCCCTTGGCCTCATTGCCGGTCTGGGCGTTGAGCCGGTATGGATCTCGCTGTCCCTGATGGCCCTGATTCTGCTCGTCCTGTTCATTGGTGACAGCGCCATGGTTCTTCCCACCTACCGGCAGCAAACTGTGATCCTTGACCAGGCCATCAGCGACTCGGAGGCTCTCAAGGACAGGCTCGAAGAGGTCCTCGGCGGCACCGTGCACACCGTGATTGTCCAGTGCCTTGACCTCGTCAACGACAAAACTCAGGTGGATGTGCGCTTTTCAGTTGATCCGGCCCGCAAGCTCCACACCCTGACCACCGCACCGCGAGGCCCGCTCCAAGAGCAGCTTCCACGGGCAGAGGGCCGGATCTTTAACCAGGTCGGCGCCTCATGA
- a CDS encoding GtrA family protein has translation MFILIPSFEPDAQLPSLIRELKQAKANTKANAELQILIVNDGSGPAFESIFAQAQAAGAVVIGYPNNHGKGQALKTGFGYIAANYPGHHVVCADGDGQHTLTDILEVAQRVRAQETIVLGERLFSGQVPLRSNIGNSATRLFFALATGTWLRDTQTGLRGYPAQLLPWLQSIRGNRYEYELNILLEARARGFRLDSVPIATIYLDKNESSHFRPLRDSMRIYTPLLKFSGSSFLGFLVDTVAFLLLMAATGSLWISVAGARAISAGVNFSVNRRVVFPEGRSLPLRTSAGRYFALVVLLLGANYGLLRSFTEAGLPIFPAKILTELLLFLLSFSVQKRFLFRTRDAVPSGPQVRNATSSHSQAQLPVSTDSAQVSAEI, from the coding sequence ATGTTCATTTTGATCCCGTCCTTTGAACCCGATGCACAACTCCCCTCACTGATCAGGGAACTGAAGCAGGCCAAGGCCAACACTAAGGCCAATGCAGAGTTGCAGATCCTGATTGTTAATGACGGCAGCGGCCCCGCCTTCGAGTCGATCTTTGCCCAGGCTCAGGCTGCAGGCGCCGTCGTGATCGGCTACCCCAACAACCATGGCAAGGGTCAAGCCCTCAAGACTGGCTTTGGGTACATTGCCGCCAACTACCCGGGGCACCATGTGGTGTGCGCCGACGGCGACGGCCAACACACGCTCACTGACATTCTTGAGGTGGCGCAGCGGGTGCGGGCGCAGGAGACCATTGTGCTGGGCGAACGGCTCTTTAGTGGTCAGGTGCCCCTGCGCAGCAACATCGGCAACAGCGCCACGCGACTGTTCTTCGCACTAGCCACAGGAACGTGGTTGCGCGACACCCAGACCGGGCTCCGTGGCTACCCTGCACAATTGCTGCCCTGGCTGCAGTCCATTCGCGGGAACCGCTACGAATATGAACTCAACATCCTCCTCGAGGCACGAGCCCGGGGGTTCCGCCTGGACAGCGTGCCCATCGCCACCATTTACCTGGACAAAAATGAGTCCTCGCATTTTCGTCCGCTGCGGGATTCGATGCGTATTTACACGCCGTTGCTGAAGTTTTCTGGCTCGTCATTCTTGGGATTTCTGGTTGACACGGTAGCGTTCCTGCTCCTGATGGCCGCCACCGGATCCTTGTGGATATCTGTGGCAGGCGCCCGGGCCATCAGCGCTGGCGTCAATTTCTCCGTCAACCGCCGCGTGGTATTCCCCGAGGGCAGGTCCCTCCCGCTGCGCACATCTGCCGGCCGTTACTTTGCCTTGGTGGTGCTTCTGCTCGGCGCCAACTATGGGCTTCTGCGGAGCTTTACCGAGGCAGGCTTGCCTATCTTCCCCGCCAAAATATTGACCGAACTGTTGCTGTTCCTCCTGAGTTTCTCCGTACAAAAGCGGTTTCTGTTCCGTACCCGTGACGCCGTGCCCTCCGGACCTCAGGTGAGGAATGCAACATCTTCGCATTCACAAGCGCAGCTGCCCGTCAGCACAGATTCAGCACAGGTTAGCGCGGAAATCTAG
- a CDS encoding phosphodiester glycosidase family protein: MTTSPPPTDHPLAASPGSGAKKTPTRRAVLGGALGLLLTAGGATAWALDRFVLEHTEINDVDAYEASQAASQTGSTASAPNSSASTSADTGTAALVTSNGFTSDNAAMTIEKVTNGSGESTLSYFTATLKLTDATALKSAFAENKFGANIVEKTSVIAEGKDAIFAVNGDYYGFRDTGIVIRNGVIFRDKGAREGLAFYRDGAVEVYEETATDAAALIAAGVWNTLSFGPSLIANGGVKAGIDAVEVDTNFGNHSIQGLQPRTAIGVLGPNELVFVVVDGRSTGYSTGVTMTELAQIMLDLGAVTAYNIDGGGSSTMYFNGSLVNNPLGKNQERETSDILYVAR, translated from the coding sequence ATGACTACTTCTCCTCCCCCAACGGACCACCCCTTGGCTGCGTCGCCCGGTAGCGGCGCCAAGAAAACCCCCACTCGACGCGCGGTGCTTGGCGGCGCCCTGGGCCTGCTTCTAACCGCCGGCGGGGCCACGGCCTGGGCCCTGGACCGGTTCGTTCTCGAACACACCGAAATCAACGACGTCGACGCGTATGAGGCCAGCCAGGCTGCGTCCCAAACCGGCAGCACGGCGAGCGCCCCTAACAGCTCCGCAAGCACCAGCGCCGACACAGGCACAGCGGCTCTGGTCACTAGCAACGGATTTACCTCCGACAACGCCGCAATGACGATTGAGAAGGTCACCAACGGCAGCGGTGAGTCGACACTGAGCTACTTCACTGCCACCCTGAAGCTGACGGACGCGACGGCCTTGAAATCGGCCTTTGCGGAGAATAAATTCGGCGCGAACATCGTTGAGAAAACCTCTGTCATTGCCGAGGGCAAGGATGCGATTTTTGCCGTGAACGGTGACTACTACGGCTTCCGCGACACCGGGATCGTGATTCGCAACGGCGTCATTTTTCGTGACAAGGGCGCCCGCGAAGGGCTCGCCTTCTACCGCGACGGCGCCGTCGAGGTCTACGAGGAAACTGCTACAGACGCCGCCGCGCTCATTGCCGCCGGCGTCTGGAACACCCTCTCCTTTGGCCCATCTCTGATTGCAAACGGCGGTGTGAAGGCTGGCATTGACGCCGTAGAGGTTGACACCAACTTCGGCAACCACTCCATTCAGGGGTTACAGCCACGGACGGCCATTGGCGTCCTTGGCCCCAATGAACTGGTTTTCGTGGTGGTGGACGGACGATCCACCGGCTACAGCACAGGTGTCACCATGACTGAGCTGGCCCAGATCATGCTCGATTTGGGAGCCGTTACCGCCTACAACATTGATGGCGGCGGCTCTTCAACCATGTATTTCAACGGTTCGCTTGTGAACAATCCGCTGGGTAAAAACCAGGAACGTGAAACCTCCGACATTCTTTACGTGGCACGGTAG
- a CDS encoding sensor histidine kinase produces the protein MRTKLVVAVLVLLAAICATVGIVSHLAMNNYLTAQLDRNLHEVASRAFGPNGPPPKLSTGTIVVPRLSITEPNPLDTRGQRPGTLRAVFIPGSPSSSSVVQDDGSAVALTASDLQKVHGVVPSGQTAELTLSTGTYRLLSTPASSSTGVELVTGFPTSERDSILNSLAWTTASVSLAGLALIGLVGTIIVRRSLRPLDELSAVATTVATLPLDSGEAAIKVRIPPMASAPGTEIGDVGVAFNNMLDHLTRSFAARHASEIKVRQFVADASHELRTPLTSIRGYTELVLLSEKLTPSGTSALRRVDSESRRMSALVEDLLLLARLDEGQRGDPDSVDLTDLLMETTQDSKVAAPDHSFSLQLPVEPVMVFAVESEVRQILINVLSNASKHTAAGTRINVSLTAHEGLAELAIEDNGQGIPQEFLENLFTRFSRADPARTSGNGDNSSGLGLAIVEALTHANQGTITAESTAGATRFTITLPIHVPTH, from the coding sequence TTGCGTACCAAGTTGGTGGTTGCCGTGCTGGTGCTGTTGGCCGCCATTTGCGCCACGGTGGGGATAGTTAGCCATCTGGCCATGAATAACTATCTAACCGCCCAGCTGGATCGCAACCTCCACGAGGTTGCCTCGCGCGCCTTCGGTCCCAATGGGCCTCCACCCAAACTATCTACCGGGACCATTGTTGTCCCCCGGCTTTCCATCACTGAGCCCAACCCGCTGGACACCCGGGGTCAACGGCCAGGAACGTTGCGGGCAGTCTTCATTCCAGGTTCTCCCAGCTCGTCGTCGGTGGTTCAGGACGACGGCTCCGCCGTGGCCTTAACAGCATCCGATCTGCAAAAGGTACATGGCGTGGTCCCCTCAGGCCAGACCGCGGAATTGACCCTTTCCACCGGAACGTACCGGCTCCTGTCAACGCCAGCTTCCAGCTCCACCGGGGTTGAGCTCGTGACCGGGTTCCCCACCTCAGAACGGGATTCAATTCTGAATTCGCTGGCTTGGACCACTGCCAGCGTCTCACTGGCCGGCTTGGCCTTGATCGGCCTCGTTGGCACCATCATTGTGCGACGGTCGCTGCGCCCGCTCGATGAACTTTCCGCCGTGGCCACCACGGTGGCTACGCTTCCACTGGACTCTGGCGAAGCAGCCATCAAGGTACGCATCCCACCCATGGCCTCCGCACCAGGCACCGAGATTGGGGACGTCGGGGTGGCCTTCAACAACATGCTGGACCACCTAACCCGCTCATTTGCCGCCCGTCATGCCAGCGAGATCAAGGTGCGCCAATTTGTTGCTGACGCCAGCCACGAACTCCGCACACCGCTGACATCCATCCGCGGATACACCGAGCTTGTACTCCTGAGTGAAAAGCTGACCCCGTCAGGAACGTCGGCTCTGCGCCGCGTTGATAGCGAATCCCGGCGCATGTCGGCACTCGTGGAGGACCTGCTCCTTCTGGCCCGACTCGATGAAGGCCAGCGCGGCGACCCCGACTCAGTAGACCTGACGGATCTGCTCATGGAGACCACGCAAGACAGTAAAGTTGCCGCTCCGGATCATTCGTTCTCGCTCCAACTCCCCGTAGAACCTGTGATGGTCTTCGCCGTGGAATCTGAAGTGCGGCAAATACTCATCAATGTGCTCTCCAATGCGAGCAAACACACCGCAGCCGGAACGCGCATCAATGTCAGCCTCACTGCCCACGAGGGCTTGGCCGAGCTGGCCATTGAAGACAATGGCCAAGGCATTCCACAAGAGTTCCTCGAGAATCTCTTTACGCGCTTTAGCCGGGCAGATCCGGCGCGTACCAGCGGCAACGGTGACAACAGCTCAGGGTTGGGCCTAGCCATCGTTGAAGCCCTGACACACGCAAACCAGGGAACCATCACGGCAGAAAGCACTGCAGGGGCAACCCGCTTCACCATCACGTTGCCCATCCACGTGCCCACTCACTAA
- a CDS encoding response regulator transcription factor: MTDTPRNSFTDLPQLSHPDGSPIRALVVDDEASLTELISMGLRMASWDVATASNGADALRTARTFRPDVVVLDVMMPGMDGIELLGKIREFAPKIPALFLTARDGVHDRIAGLAAGGDDYVTKPFSMEELMLRLHRLVQRSGIASSDNAEIVVGDLVLNFDTREVTRGGIDIDLTATQWELLRYLMENARRVMSKPQILDQVWHYDFGGQANIVELYISYLRKKIDAGRSPMIHTVRGVGYVLKPAIS; this comes from the coding sequence ATGACCGACACCCCGCGGAATTCCTTCACAGACCTTCCGCAGTTATCCCATCCTGACGGCAGCCCCATCCGCGCGCTTGTGGTGGATGACGAGGCCAGTTTGACGGAATTGATTAGCATGGGTCTGCGCATGGCCAGCTGGGATGTTGCCACAGCGAGCAATGGAGCAGATGCGCTACGTACGGCACGCACGTTCCGCCCTGACGTGGTGGTGCTCGATGTCATGATGCCTGGTATGGACGGGATTGAATTACTGGGGAAGATCAGGGAATTTGCACCCAAGATCCCGGCCCTGTTCCTCACCGCTCGCGATGGCGTCCATGACCGGATTGCCGGGCTGGCCGCAGGTGGCGACGATTACGTCACCAAACCTTTCAGCATGGAAGAGCTCATGCTGCGCCTGCACCGGCTGGTGCAACGTTCCGGCATCGCGTCCTCTGACAACGCCGAAATTGTGGTGGGCGATCTGGTCCTGAACTTTGACACTCGCGAGGTGACGCGCGGTGGGATCGACATCGATCTGACCGCCACCCAGTGGGAGCTGCTGCGGTATCTGATGGAAAACGCTCGGCGCGTGATGAGCAAGCCGCAAATCCTCGATCAGGTGTGGCATTACGATTTTGGTGGCCAGGCCAACATCGTTGAGCTCTATATTTCCTACCTGCGCAAGAAGATCGACGCCGGCCGCTCACCCATGATTCACACGGTCCGCGGCGTGGGCTACGTCCTGAAGCCGGCCATATCGTGA